Below is a window of Synergistaceae bacterium DNA.
CCATAAAGCATAATATACCGTCTCAAGAAATGCCCGATAAATTATATATAATTTCTGACATGGAATTTGATTCTTGCACTGAGGACTCGAGCATGACAAATTTTGAGTATGCTAATAAAATTTTTAGCGATAATAATTATAAATTGCCTCAAGTAATTTTCTGGAACGTTGACAGCAGAAATATACAGCAGCCAGTAAAAATTAACGATCAGGGCGTGTGTCTTGTCAGCGGCATATCACCGAGAATCTTTGCAATGATCAAGAGTGATAATCTTACACCGGTAAAATTTATGCTTGAGATTCTTAATAGCGAACGTTACGCAAAAATTTATGCATAAATAAAACTTGACAGATTAAATATTGCCCTGTAAAATTTCTATTCGTTGTTGATTGATTTATTTAGCCGGTGTAGCTCAGTTGGTAGAGCAGCTGACTTGTAATCAGCAGGTCGGAGGTTCGAGTCCCCTTGCCGGCTCCAGTAAATAAAAACGGTGGAATGGCCGAGTGGTCAATGGCAACAGACTGTAAATCTGTCGACGGGAGTCTACCATGGTTCAAATCCATGTTCCACCATATAAGCCGATTTAGCTCAGCCGGCAGAGCACATCCATGGTAAGGATGGGGTCTTCGGTTCAAATCCGAAAATCGGCTCTCACGCAAAAATAAGCCCGCACGTAAAAGCGGGTTTTATGTTTATATATACTCTGACAAGCACGGAATAAATAAGCTCAAAGCCGATATATTACCGTATTAAGAAAGTTGCATCTTTCTCTTGTATGATTATTAAAAAAGGAGTTGTAACCATGCTTACTGAACTTATAGTAAAGAATGCAAAAGTAAAGGAAAAAGCTACATGATATGTGATGAACGAGGCTTGTATTCACGCATCGATCCTTCAGGGGGTAAATACTGGATTCTTAGATATTGTGAAAACAAGAAAGAACATAAATTATCACTTGGCACTTATCCGCATATTTCATTAAAAGAAGCTCGCCTGAAACGTGATGAGATTCAGCTTGCTAGGTCAAAAGGAGAAAGCCCCTCGCGCAAAACAGTCCAAGCTCCGCAATTATTTTCAGAAATCGCAAAATGAATGGCTTAATGTACGCATGAAGGACAAAGCAGAAAGTTACGTG
It encodes the following:
- a CDS encoding DUF4102 domain-containing protein; translation: MYSRIDPSGGKYWILRYCENKKEHKLSLGTYPHISLKEARLKRDEIQLARSKGESPSRKTVQAPQLFSEIAK